The Salmo salar chromosome ssa06, Ssal_v3.1, whole genome shotgun sequence genome window below encodes:
- the LOC106608158 gene encoding serine/arginine-rich splicing factor 5 isoform X1 — protein MSGCRIFVGRLNPSAREKDVERFFKGYGRIRDIDLKRGFGFVEFDDPRDAEDAVYELDGKELCNERVTIEHARVRLRGGRGRGGDRGGGGGGGGGRFPDRYGRGSQDSRRTNQPSGQPSARNPPPMRTENRLIVENLSSRVSWQDLKDFMRQAGEVTFADAHRPKLNEGVVEFASYSDLKNALEKLSGKEINGRKIKLIEAAKKRGSRSRSRSESSSRSRSRSRNRSPSRSRTPRRSRSHSPKSRSPKRDYNRSHSRSHSGSPAPRGAAPGSPPPRAKETSSSSSKRPSKPSKSASPHSPPPAQRAPSRSPSRSRGSRSPSTDSRH, from the exons ATGAGTGGCTGCCGCATATTCGTCGGCCGGTTGAACCCGTCCGCCAGAGAGAAGGACGTGGAGAGATTCTTCAAAGGATACGGCCGCATCCGAGACATCGACCTGAAGAGGGGCTTTGGTTTTGTG GAGTTTGATGATCCTAGGGATGCTGAGGATGCAGTTTATGAGTTGGACGGCAAGGAGCTCTGCAATGAGAG ggtgaCAATTGAGCATGCTCGTGTGCGCCTGCGTGGTGGGCGGGGACGTGGTGGtgacagaggaggaggtggaggaggaggaggaggccgcTTCCCAGATCGCTATGGCCGTGGCTCCCAGGATAGTCGGAG GACCAACCAACCAAGTGGACAGCCGTCAGC tAGGAACCCCCCACCGATGCGTACGGAGAACCGTCTCATCGTGGAGAACCTGTCATCTCGCGTCAGCTGGCAG GACCTGAAGGATTTCATGAGACAGGCTGGGGAAGTCACGTTTGCAGACGCCCACCGCCCCAAGCTCAACGAAGG AGTGGTTGAGTTCGCTTCTTACAGTGATCTGAAAAACGCCCTTGAGAAGCTGTCTGGCAAGGAGATCAATGGAAGGAAGATCAAGCTGATTGAGGCAGCAAAGAAGAG GGGTTCAAGGAGTCGTTCCCGCTCTGAGAGCTCTTCTCGTTCCCGCTCCCGTTCTCGTAATCGTTCCCCGTCCCGCTCCAGGACCCCCCGTCGTTCCAGGTCCCACTCCCCCAAATCCCGCTCCCCCAAGAGGGACTACAACCGCTCTCATTCTCGTTCCCACAGCGGCTCCCCAGCCCCCCGTGGTGCCGCTCCCGGCTCCCCACCCCCCAGGGCCAAAgagacctcttcctcctcctctaaacgACCCTCCAAGCCCAGCAAGTCTGCCTCCCCCCACTCCCCTCCCCCTGCACAGCGTGCACCTTCCAGGTCTCCTTCCAGGTCTCGtggctctcgctctccgtctacGGACAGCCGCCACTGA
- the LOC106608158 gene encoding serine/arginine-rich splicing factor 5 isoform X2, with translation MSGCRIFVGRLNPSAREKDVERFFKGYGRIRDIDLKRGFGFVEFDDPRDAEDAVYELDGKELCNERVTIEHARVRLRGGRGRGGDRGGGGGGGGGRFPDRYGRGSQDSRSRNPPPMRTENRLIVENLSSRVSWQDLKDFMRQAGEVTFADAHRPKLNEGVVEFASYSDLKNALEKLSGKEINGRKIKLIEAAKKRGSRSRSRSESSSRSRSRSRNRSPSRSRTPRRSRSHSPKSRSPKRDYNRSHSRSHSGSPAPRGAAPGSPPPRAKETSSSSSKRPSKPSKSASPHSPPPAQRAPSRSPSRSRGSRSPSTDSRH, from the exons ATGAGTGGCTGCCGCATATTCGTCGGCCGGTTGAACCCGTCCGCCAGAGAGAAGGACGTGGAGAGATTCTTCAAAGGATACGGCCGCATCCGAGACATCGACCTGAAGAGGGGCTTTGGTTTTGTG GAGTTTGATGATCCTAGGGATGCTGAGGATGCAGTTTATGAGTTGGACGGCAAGGAGCTCTGCAATGAGAG ggtgaCAATTGAGCATGCTCGTGTGCGCCTGCGTGGTGGGCGGGGACGTGGTGGtgacagaggaggaggtggaggaggaggaggaggccgcTTCCCAGATCGCTATGGCCGTGGCTCCCAGGATAGTCGGAG tAGGAACCCCCCACCGATGCGTACGGAGAACCGTCTCATCGTGGAGAACCTGTCATCTCGCGTCAGCTGGCAG GACCTGAAGGATTTCATGAGACAGGCTGGGGAAGTCACGTTTGCAGACGCCCACCGCCCCAAGCTCAACGAAGG AGTGGTTGAGTTCGCTTCTTACAGTGATCTGAAAAACGCCCTTGAGAAGCTGTCTGGCAAGGAGATCAATGGAAGGAAGATCAAGCTGATTGAGGCAGCAAAGAAGAG GGGTTCAAGGAGTCGTTCCCGCTCTGAGAGCTCTTCTCGTTCCCGCTCCCGTTCTCGTAATCGTTCCCCGTCCCGCTCCAGGACCCCCCGTCGTTCCAGGTCCCACTCCCCCAAATCCCGCTCCCCCAAGAGGGACTACAACCGCTCTCATTCTCGTTCCCACAGCGGCTCCCCAGCCCCCCGTGGTGCCGCTCCCGGCTCCCCACCCCCCAGGGCCAAAgagacctcttcctcctcctctaaacgACCCTCCAAGCCCAGCAAGTCTGCCTCCCCCCACTCCCCTCCCCCTGCACAGCGTGCACCTTCCAGGTCTCCTTCCAGGTCTCGtggctctcgctctccgtctacGGACAGCCGCCACTGA
- the slc10a1 gene encoding sodium/bile acid cotransporter, translating into MTVYCSTSPQPTPPPLPPIIDQIISFTTIVVLFITMVSLGCTMEVSKIKTHILKPKGVAIAAVAQFGVMPLTAFSLAKVLQLGPMEAVAVLICGCCPGGNVSNILALALKGDVNLSIVMTTSSTFLALGMMPLLLYLYCQGFSNLESAVPYAGITLALVMTLFPCGIGILINYYRPQYSKTITKIGLSLLLISMVGIGLLASVTRGRMNVMLTVLSPQLMATAALMPLIGYTFGYVLLYLFRLNGSGQRTIAMETGCQNIQLCSAILKVAFPPDVIGPLYLFPIVYIVFQVGEALLLIVLFWVHQFFKTPKKGRLD; encoded by the exons ATGACAGTTTACTGTTCAACATCACCCCAACCCACTCCCCCCCCCCTGCCACCCATAATAGACCAGATCATCAGCTTCACCACCATAGTGGTCCTCTTCATCACCATGGTTTCACTGGGCTGTACCATGGAGGTGTCCAAGATCAAG ACCCACATCCTGAAACCTAAAGGAGTAGCCATCGCAGCGGTGGCCCAGTTCGGAGTAATGCCCCTCACTGCCTtttcattggctaag GTGTTACAGCTGGGGCCGATGGAGGCTGTAGCAGTGCTGATCTGTGGATGCTGTCCAGGGGGAAACGTCTCCAATATACTGGCCCTGGCACTGAAGGGAGACGTGAACCTCAG TATTGTGATGACTACCAGCTCTACATTCCTAGCCCTGGGTATGATGCCACTGCTCCTCTACCTGTACTGCCAGGGCTTCTCCAACCTGGAGAGTGCTGTTCCCTACGCTGGCATCACTCTGGCCCTGGTCATGACTCTGTTCCCCTGCGGCATCGGCATCCTCATCAACTACTACAGGCCGCAGTACTCCAAGACCATTACCAAG ATTGGTCTGTCCCTCCTGTTGATATCCATGGTAGGGATCGGCCTATTGGCCAGCGTGACCAGAGGAAGAATGAATGTGATGCTGACCGTCCTGTCCCCTCAACTAATGGCAACTGCTGCCCTCATGCCTCTCATTGGCTACACTTTCGGATACGTCcttttatacctgttcagactcAACGGATC GGGGCAGAGGACCATCGCCATGGAGACGGGATGTCAGAACATCCAGCTGTGTTCCGCCATTTTGAAGGTGGCGTTCCCTCCCGATGTGATTGGTCCGCTCTACCTCTTCCCTATAGTCTACATAGTGTTCCAGGTGGGAGAGGCCTTACTGCTCATCGTTCTATTCTGGGTTCACCAGTTCTTTAAAACACCAAAGAAAGGTAGGCTTGACTGA